A portion of the Limisphaera ngatamarikiensis genome contains these proteins:
- a CDS encoding rhomboid family intramembrane serine protease produces MLDDRDYMRTPPAYRPGWPAAVWLVIANAVAFLIQNILYRAFPRFPTDELFALSLQGLAHGYLWQLLTFQFMHGGLLHLLLNAFVIYVFGRALEEELGPRRFLTLYFLGGFVGGILQVLAALISPRWFGGAVLGASAGAFALMAAFATIHPERPLTLLLFFVLPLNLRAKYLLLISALLALFGLLFPGDGIAHAAHLGGMLAGIGYIRWGLTASLPRLKFRFTRRTPRSEYRMPAPLRPLRQPNGEPPLPDDLPPDEFLSREVDPILDKISAHGIHSLTPRERRILEAARRRIERR; encoded by the coding sequence GCTGGCCCGCAGCCGTTTGGCTGGTCATCGCCAACGCGGTCGCGTTCCTGATCCAGAACATCCTGTACCGCGCCTTTCCACGGTTTCCCACCGATGAACTGTTCGCCCTCAGCCTCCAGGGCCTGGCCCATGGGTACCTCTGGCAGTTGCTCACCTTCCAATTCATGCACGGAGGGCTCCTGCACCTGCTGCTCAACGCATTCGTGATCTACGTGTTCGGCCGTGCGCTGGAAGAGGAATTGGGTCCGCGCCGATTCCTGACCCTTTACTTCCTCGGCGGTTTCGTGGGCGGAATCCTCCAAGTCCTGGCCGCCCTGATCTCGCCCCGGTGGTTCGGCGGCGCCGTCCTTGGGGCCTCCGCCGGTGCCTTCGCCCTCATGGCCGCATTTGCCACCATCCACCCGGAACGTCCGCTGACCCTCCTGCTCTTTTTCGTACTGCCCCTCAACCTGCGCGCCAAGTACCTCCTGCTCATCAGCGCCTTGCTGGCCCTTTTCGGACTCCTGTTCCCCGGCGACGGCATCGCCCATGCCGCCCATCTGGGCGGCATGCTGGCCGGCATCGGTTACATCCGGTGGGGCCTCACAGCCTCCCTCCCGCGCCTCAAATTCCGGTTCACGCGCAGGACCCCTCGCTCCGAATACCGCATGCCCGCTCCCCTCCGGCCCCTCAGGCAGCCCAATGGCGAGCCTCCGCTCCCGGACGATCTGCCTCCCGACGAGTTCCTCAGCCGCGAGGTGGATCCCATCCTCGACAAAATCTCCGCCCACGGCATCCACAGCCTCACCCCTCGCGAACGGCGCATCCTCGAAGCCGCCCGCCGCCGGATCGAACGGCGATAA